The Acidianus manzaensis genome has a window encoding:
- the hisC gene encoding histidinol-phosphate transaminase, translated as MKESKEYDYSDIKEGLRLHLNESPYSPPDFIIQEITKYLSQGNRYQHPDLSARFKDLVAEYNKVEPSNIFPTPGGDGALRSMFYNFANPGDTVVYNYPSYSMYSVYSSVRGLKVNRVNLLENGDWWKEDLDKLYDLSKNAKIVAIDDPNNPTGSPMLKADKKLISALAENTKGFIIFDEAYYEFSGYSVSSLINEYPNIVIVRTLSKAFSLASFRVGYLIGNKEVIDALNKTSTPFDVALPSLIAGIVAMENPSYAKNIANEISENREFLYNELKKLGLHVYKSVTNFLFIKDDRDLLNPLLTRKIAIRKPINGYYRITVGTKKQCEILIENLGDILENSNTK; from the coding sequence TTGAAAGAATCTAAAGAATACGATTATAGTGATATAAAAGAAGGATTAAGACTACATCTTAATGAATCTCCATACTCTCCTCCAGATTTTATAATTCAAGAAATAACAAAATATTTAAGTCAAGGTAATAGATATCAGCACCCAGACTTATCAGCTAGGTTTAAAGATCTTGTGGCTGAATACAACAAAGTAGAACCATCAAATATTTTTCCAACACCAGGTGGAGATGGAGCTTTAAGATCGATGTTCTACAATTTTGCAAATCCTGGAGATACTGTAGTGTATAACTATCCATCTTATAGTATGTATTCTGTTTATTCTTCAGTAAGGGGATTAAAGGTAAATAGGGTAAATCTTTTGGAAAATGGAGATTGGTGGAAAGAGGATCTGGATAAATTATATGATCTTTCAAAAAATGCCAAAATAGTAGCAATAGATGATCCTAATAATCCAACTGGTTCTCCTATGTTAAAGGCTGATAAAAAATTAATATCTGCTTTAGCAGAAAATACTAAAGGTTTTATAATATTTGATGAAGCATATTATGAATTTTCAGGATATTCAGTATCTTCTTTAATTAACGAATATCCAAATATTGTAATTGTTAGAACACTAAGCAAGGCTTTTTCTCTTGCATCTTTTAGAGTAGGATATTTGATAGGAAACAAAGAAGTTATAGATGCACTAAATAAAACTTCTACTCCCTTTGATGTAGCTCTACCATCGTTAATTGCAGGAATTGTAGCAATGGAAAATCCATCTTACGCTAAAAATATAGCTAATGAGATATCTGAAAATAGAGAATTTTTGTATAATGAGTTAAAGAAGTTAGGCTTACATGTTTATAAGTCAGTAACGAATTTCCTCTTTATAAAAGACGATAGAGATTTGCTAAATCCTCTTTTAACTAGAAAAATAGCTATAAGAAAGCCTATAAATGGTTATTATAGAATAACTGTAGGAACAAAAAAGCAATGTGAAATTTTAATAGAAAATTTAGGTGATATTCTTGAAAATAGCAATACCAAATAA
- the hisG gene encoding ATP phosphoribosyltransferase — protein MKIAIPNKGRLQQPVLQFLSSVGIKPLASDERALILPTSWDGVQLVMMRTEDIPNLVEAGASDIGITGHDYVVESEAEVEELVKLDFGKAKIVLAVPQSWQISSISELRGKEIRIATKYYNIAKYYLEKNDIKAKIVKISGAAEVMPSLGAADAIIDVVSTGTTLKLHGLKPLDDVIESYGVVIGNKYWMKTEEAERINLVLTMMKGVMSARGKKMIFMNVEDRYLDNVLSSLPAMLSPAISRLSKSDAWEVVTVAEESQLPEVIAKAKAAGAKDIVVLNIEKVVK, from the coding sequence TTGAAAATAGCAATACCAAATAAAGGAAGATTACAACAACCTGTCTTACAATTTTTGTCCTCAGTAGGAATTAAACCCTTAGCCAGCGACGAAAGAGCATTAATATTACCTACAAGTTGGGATGGAGTTCAACTAGTTATGATGAGGACAGAAGACATCCCTAATTTAGTAGAAGCAGGAGCTTCGGATATTGGAATAACAGGTCACGATTATGTAGTAGAATCAGAAGCAGAAGTAGAAGAATTAGTTAAATTAGATTTTGGAAAAGCCAAAATAGTTCTGGCAGTACCTCAAAGTTGGCAGATTAGTAGTATAAGCGAATTAAGAGGTAAAGAGATAAGAATAGCAACAAAATATTATAACATTGCAAAATATTATCTTGAAAAGAACGATATAAAAGCTAAAATAGTAAAAATAAGTGGAGCAGCAGAAGTTATGCCATCATTGGGAGCAGCAGATGCAATAATTGATGTTGTAAGTACAGGTACTACATTGAAATTACATGGATTAAAGCCTTTAGATGATGTAATAGAATCTTATGGTGTAGTAATAGGCAATAAATATTGGATGAAAACAGAAGAAGCTGAAAGAATCAACTTAGTACTAACAATGATGAAAGGAGTAATGAGTGCTAGGGGTAAAAAAATGATATTTATGAATGTAGAAGATAGATATCTGGATAATGTATTATCTTCATTACCTGCAATGTTATCTCCTGCGATATCTAGGCTAAGCAAATCCGATGCATGGGAAGTAGTTACAGTTGCGGAAGAATCTCAATTACCTGAAGTTATAGCTAAAGCTAAGGCAGCAGGGGCTAAAGATATTGTAGTATTAAATATAGAGAAGGTAGTAAAATAA
- the hisI gene encoding phosphoribosyl-AMP cyclohydrolase, protein MSEDEANKIIKLLNFRHEEDTVIGILQHFKTKQVLMVGNMNKEAVFKTLTSGYAHFWSLSRKKLWLKGETSGHFQIVEDLFIDCDEDALVFLVNPLGPTCHTGNQSCFYRNYIEFIKYNPKQSQEKTE, encoded by the coding sequence ATGTCTGAAGATGAAGCAAATAAGATTATAAAATTACTAAATTTTAGACATGAGGAAGATACAGTTATTGGAATTTTGCAACATTTTAAGACTAAGCAAGTTTTAATGGTAGGAAACATGAATAAAGAAGCAGTTTTTAAGACTCTCACTAGTGGTTATGCTCATTTTTGGTCATTGAGTAGAAAAAAACTTTGGCTAAAGGGAGAGACTAGTGGACATTTTCAAATAGTTGAAGATTTATTTATTGACTGCGATGAAGATGCACTGGTTTTTCTAGTAAATCCTTTAGGACCTACGTGTCATACTGGAAATCAATCTTGTTTTTATAGAAATTATATAGAATTTATAAAATATAATCCTAAACAATCTCAAGAAAAAACAGAATAG
- the hisH gene encoding imidazole glycerol phosphate synthase subunit HisH has translation MKAIVINYGVGNLFSISSALKRNGFDVEISEELKEADLIVFPGVGSFSAVSKFINDRKDKINELRNNGISFLGVCLGMQIMFDEGTEGGYSKGLGWFKGKVDKIDAQVKLPHIGWDKIYNLGNCELAENLDGKYAYFVHSYVAYTKDNIAMISHYGIDYPVMICKDNIVGTQFHPEKSSNTGKIFFYNLKRWLKS, from the coding sequence ATGAAAGCCATAGTAATTAATTATGGTGTAGGAAACTTATTTAGTATATCGTCTGCATTAAAAAGGAATGGATTTGATGTAGAAATAAGTGAGGAGTTAAAGGAGGCTGATTTAATAGTTTTTCCAGGAGTTGGATCTTTTTCAGCTGTGTCTAAATTCATAAATGATAGAAAAGATAAAATAAATGAGCTTCGTAATAACGGAATAAGTTTCTTAGGAGTATGTTTGGGCATGCAAATAATGTTTGATGAAGGTACTGAAGGTGGATATTCTAAAGGTTTGGGATGGTTTAAAGGTAAAGTAGATAAAATAGACGCGCAAGTTAAGCTTCCACATATAGGTTGGGATAAAATATATAACTTAGGAAATTGTGAATTAGCGGAAAATTTGGATGGAAAATATGCGTATTTCGTTCATAGTTATGTAGCTTATACTAAAGATAATATAGCAATGATAAGTCATTATGGTATTGATTATCCAGTTATGATATGCAAAGATAATATTGTTGGTACTCAGTTTCATCCAGAAAAAAGTAGCAATACAGGAAAAATTTTCTTTTATAATTTAAAAAGGTGGTTAAAATCTTAA
- the hisF gene encoding imidazole glycerol phosphate synthase subunit HisF, whose product MTKRIIACLDVKNGRVVKGVNFLNLKDKGDPVELASKYEEEGADEIVFLDISATIEGRKTLLEVVKNTASVLSIPLTVGGGIRSVDDVSKILSSGADKVSINTAAVENPNIISVASEEFGAQAIVTAIDAKLLANKWIVYTKSGTYNTGLDAIEWAQKVERLGSGEILLTSIDKDGTRNGYDIDLTRRVVESVNIPVIASGGAGKMEDFFEVLTYGKADAALAAGVFHDGIIRIVELKNYLKNKGVEVRI is encoded by the coding sequence ATGACAAAAAGGATTATAGCTTGTCTAGATGTTAAAAATGGAAGAGTAGTAAAAGGAGTAAATTTTCTGAATCTTAAAGATAAAGGAGATCCAGTAGAGTTAGCATCAAAATATGAAGAAGAAGGAGCTGATGAAATAGTATTTTTGGATATTTCTGCAACCATAGAAGGAAGAAAAACTCTTCTGGAAGTAGTTAAAAATACTGCGAGTGTATTGTCAATTCCTTTAACTGTAGGAGGAGGAATAAGATCAGTAGATGATGTTTCTAAGATTCTATCTTCCGGAGCTGATAAGGTTAGTATAAATACTGCAGCTGTTGAGAATCCTAATATAATTTCAGTAGCGTCAGAAGAATTTGGAGCTCAAGCTATAGTAACGGCTATTGATGCTAAGCTTTTAGCTAATAAATGGATTGTATATACAAAATCCGGTACCTATAATACGGGATTAGATGCTATAGAGTGGGCACAAAAAGTTGAAAGATTGGGATCAGGAGAAATTCTATTAACTAGCATAGATAAAGACGGTACAAGAAATGGCTATGATATTGATTTAACTAGAAGAGTAGTGGAAAGTGTTAACATACCAGTAATAGCTAGTGGTGGTGCAGGCAAAATGGAAGATTTTTTTGAAGTTTTAACTTATGGAAAAGCTGATGCTGCTTTAGCTGCAGGAGTATTTCATGATGGAATAATAAGAATAGTTGAGCTTAAGAATTACTTAAAAAATAAAGGAGTTGAAGTAAGAATATGA
- the hisD gene encoding histidinol dehydrogenase codes for MIINSLPETRLISFEDVLDKVKKIVEDVKERGDAALIEYTEKFDGIKLNEIRVSKTEIDNQSKKIDNNLRNAIEIIIDQLKEFHLSTMPPQMGGGKNGIEFGIMWKPIEKLGIYVPGGKKLYPSTLLMASIPALVAGVKEIYVATPTKGEIDPAIAYISNRLGIKEVYKIGGAQAISALAYGTTSVTKVEKIVGPGNVYVQAAKYLVSKDVGIDGIEGPTELVIIADDSANPEYLADDLFAQGEHGDSSLLVLISLSDKIAKEVEKRLSSSDRKYYVVLANDLKEAIEYANKIAPEHLSLQIKCPREALKLVKNAGAVTLGNTPPAIIDYNAGPNHILPTNGWSRFKGGLTIYDFIKPITYANSSSPNKDLINAGITLAKYEGFVIHAKSISDRYE; via the coding sequence ATGATAATTAATTCTTTACCTGAAACTAGGCTAATTAGTTTTGAGGATGTTCTGGATAAGGTAAAAAAGATTGTTGAAGATGTGAAAGAAAGAGGAGATGCTGCATTAATAGAATATACAGAAAAATTCGATGGAATCAAATTAAATGAAATAAGAGTTTCTAAAACTGAAATAGATAATCAGTCTAAAAAAATAGATAATAATCTAAGAAATGCTATAGAAATTATCATAGATCAACTAAAAGAATTCCATTTGTCAACTATGCCTCCACAAATGGGTGGAGGAAAAAACGGAATAGAATTTGGGATAATGTGGAAACCAATAGAAAAGTTAGGAATATATGTCCCAGGAGGTAAAAAATTATATCCTTCCACTTTGTTAATGGCTTCAATACCAGCACTTGTGGCTGGCGTTAAGGAAATTTACGTAGCCACACCTACTAAGGGTGAAATAGATCCGGCAATAGCTTACATATCTAATAGACTTGGAATTAAGGAAGTATATAAAATAGGTGGAGCTCAAGCTATTTCTGCTCTAGCCTACGGTACTACCAGTGTAACAAAAGTTGAAAAAATAGTAGGACCAGGGAACGTTTATGTTCAAGCTGCTAAGTATTTAGTAAGTAAAGACGTTGGAATAGATGGAATAGAAGGTCCAACTGAACTAGTTATTATAGCAGATGATTCTGCTAATCCAGAATATTTAGCAGACGATTTATTTGCTCAAGGAGAACATGGAGACTCAAGCCTTTTAGTTTTAATATCGTTATCTGATAAAATAGCTAAAGAAGTAGAAAAAAGATTATCTTCATCTGATAGAAAATATTATGTTGTGTTGGCTAATGATTTAAAAGAAGCTATAGAATATGCTAATAAAATAGCGCCAGAGCATTTATCTTTGCAGATTAAATGCCCTAGAGAAGCTTTGAAGCTAGTTAAAAATGCTGGAGCAGTAACCTTAGGAAATACTCCTCCAGCTATTATAGATTATAATGCAGGACCTAATCATATTTTACCTACAAATGGATGGTCTCGCTTTAAGGGTGGTCTAACAATTTACGACTTTATTAAACCTATCACTTATGCAAATTCAAGTTCTCCAAATAAAGACTTAATAAATGCTGGAATAACTTTAGCTAAATATGAGGGTTTTGTTATTCATGCAAAGAGTATAAGTGATAGATATGAGTGA
- the hisA gene encoding 1-(5-phosphoribosyl)-5-((5-phosphoribosylamino)methylideneamino)imidazole-4-carboxamide isomerase has product MMKIVPSIDISEGKAVKRIKGIKNSGLILGDPVKIAEEIYSEGYDFIHVVDLDSAEGSGNNEKEISLIAKIGFDKIEVGGGIRSYDKANKLFSLGVTDIVISTLPFTNLQEFRKISTELGNKTMISIDYCNDVVLIKGWKEKGGKISDVLLQLSKYDVEGIIFTYVCNEGTKLGIDENVGKYVNLIKGIKGYAGGIGKIEDLQDLKNKGIDFAIVGMSFYSGNLRGVKVV; this is encoded by the coding sequence ATAATGAAAATAGTACCCAGTATTGATATAAGTGAAGGAAAAGCAGTAAAAAGAATAAAAGGAATAAAGAATTCCGGACTTATATTAGGAGATCCAGTTAAAATAGCAGAGGAAATATATTCAGAGGGATACGATTTTATACATGTAGTTGATTTAGATTCTGCTGAAGGTTCAGGTAATAATGAGAAAGAGATCTCTTTGATAGCTAAAATAGGTTTTGATAAAATAGAAGTAGGTGGAGGAATAAGAAGTTATGATAAAGCAAATAAATTGTTTTCATTAGGCGTAACTGATATAGTAATTTCTACACTTCCATTTACTAATTTACAGGAATTTAGAAAAATATCTACAGAATTAGGCAATAAAACTATGATTTCTATAGATTATTGTAATGATGTAGTTTTAATAAAAGGATGGAAAGAAAAAGGAGGAAAAATATCAGATGTTTTGTTGCAATTATCCAAATATGATGTGGAAGGAATTATTTTTACATATGTTTGTAATGAAGGTACTAAGCTTGGTATTGATGAGAATGTAGGAAAATATGTTAATTTGATTAAAGGAATTAAAGGTTATGCTGGAGGTATAGGAAAAATAGAAGATTTACAAGATTTAAAAAATAAAGGAATAGATTTTGCAATAGTAGGTATGTCTTTTTATTCTGGAAATCTTAGAGGTGTTAAGGTTGTATAA
- the hisBd gene encoding imidazoleglycerol-phosphate dehydratase, with protein sequence MYNRNSSIKRETKETTIQIYLNIDSPGKIEVNTPVPFFNHMLNSLLYYMKSSASIIAVDHQNYDDHHIVEDTAITLGQALKEALGDKKGIKRFSSIFIPMDEALVLVALDISGRGMGITELDLKREQIGGLSMENVPHFFSSFAINSGITLHIKKFRGENEHHIVEAAFKGLGLCLYEATRIVSNEVPSTKGSL encoded by the coding sequence TTGTATAACAGAAATTCATCAATAAAGAGAGAAACTAAAGAAACTACAATACAAATTTATTTGAATATAGATTCTCCAGGCAAAATAGAAGTGAATACGCCTGTGCCATTTTTCAATCACATGTTAAACTCTTTGCTATATTATATGAAAAGTTCAGCTTCAATAATAGCTGTTGATCATCAAAATTACGATGATCATCATATAGTAGAAGATACAGCGATTACTTTAGGTCAAGCATTAAAAGAAGCTTTAGGTGATAAAAAAGGGATAAAGAGATTTAGTAGTATCTTCATTCCTATGGACGAGGCTCTAGTTTTAGTTGCTTTAGATATTTCTGGTAGAGGTATGGGTATTACTGAATTAGATCTAAAAAGAGAACAAATAGGTGGTTTATCTATGGAAAACGTTCCTCATTTCTTTTCATCTTTTGCTATTAATTCTGGAATAACATTGCATATTAAGAAATTCAGGGGAGAGAACGAGCACCATATAGTTGAAGCAGCTTTTAAGGGATTAGGACTTTGCTTATACGAGGCTACTAGAATAGTTTCTAACGAAGTTCCTAGCACGAAGGGATCTTTATGA
- the hisE gene encoding phosphoribosyl-ATP diphosphatase translates to MSENEILDKLYNIILDRLRSMPENSYTAELAKKGKGYIARKVGEEAVEAIVASLDEGRERFISEAADLIYHLWVLMAVENVSPDDLYKELKRRMK, encoded by the coding sequence ATGAGTGAAAATGAAATATTAGATAAATTATATAATATAATTCTTGATAGGCTTAGAAGTATGCCAGAGAATAGTTATACTGCTGAATTGGCTAAGAAAGGTAAAGGTTACATAGCTAGAAAAGTTGGAGAAGAAGCAGTGGAAGCAATTGTTGCATCTTTGGACGAAGGAAGAGAAAGATTCATTTCTGAAGCAGCAGATCTTATTTATCATTTATGGGTTTTAATGGCAGTTGAAAATGTTAGTCCAGATGATTTATATAAGGAATTAAAGAGGAGGATGAAATGA
- the leuS gene encoding leucine--tRNA ligase: protein MSQISQNFNSFLVNISEKWQKKWAESKLFESNPNDTEKKYFTTVAFPYPNSPFHLGHGRTYTTADIYARYMRMKGYNVLFPMGFHYTGTPIITMADDVAKGEKEVIDIFKNIYEIPSDVIPKLSDPLFMANYFKEDIKQAMRELGLSIDWRREFTTIDPEFSSFIIWQFNILQSKGYIVKDTHPVGWCPVHNLPVGMHDTKGDMEPDIGEYIVIYFESEKGVLPVATLRPETIFGVVAIWINPKVTYVLAKIKGINMIVSERAAFKLGFQIDDVEVIGKISGSELTKLKAKNPITGKEVPLLPADFVDPDVATGVVMSVPAHAPFDYYYLRKINYHTDIIPVVSVEGYSKPTAVEVVEKNNPKNDTDLKKLTELVYKTEYNKGKMRDDVLQYVEDKYKDKLKEIVGLSVPDARKIITSFIIDNNLGTKILEIMNRPVYCRCGNEVVVKILKDQWFLDYGNPEWKALAKKLLSSMRVVPDEVRKDFEYALDWLQKRACARTRGLGTPLPWDKKWIIESLSDSTIYMAFYTIAHKIRENKLHASQLTLDFWNYVMLGKGNIDEVAVSTKIPKNIIEDIRKEFTYWYPLDMRHSGSDLIPNHLSFFIFNHAAVFPENLWPRGVAVNGLVLYEGKKMSKSLRNIIPLRKAIRIYGSDVIRIVLAALADMGSESNFTDSSAKAVSDTLKRFYDISSSLSQYKGETYGMEERWLLSRLNDVIKLATPLMDQMRFREALNMILFGLLSDINEYFEMIKAEKRDPNGKVLKEVLEGWTKLVSPFAPHLAEEIWSLLGKDGFVSIETWPTYDEGKIDIKTELIHEYHHDLIDDVKAILNVFKGTPKIIKIYVAEDYKMKLLKDAIEVLNSGGTLKNFMSTHKPKNSNEAKENQKIFEYANSLSDYMKKLALYDINEEEVIKEGIQYIQYKLGIEVKVEKFNDEIKKKYNKDSLPLRPAIIIE, encoded by the coding sequence GTGAGTCAAATTTCTCAAAACTTTAACTCGTTTCTTGTTAATATATCAGAAAAATGGCAAAAGAAATGGGCGGAAAGTAAATTATTTGAATCTAATCCAAATGATACAGAAAAAAAGTATTTTACTACAGTAGCTTTTCCTTATCCTAATAGTCCTTTTCATCTAGGACATGGAAGGACTTACACTACAGCAGATATTTACGCTAGATACATGAGAATGAAAGGATATAATGTATTGTTTCCTATGGGATTTCACTATACTGGAACACCTATCATAACAATGGCTGATGATGTGGCTAAGGGAGAAAAAGAAGTTATCGATATCTTTAAAAACATTTATGAAATTCCATCTGATGTTATACCAAAATTATCTGATCCTCTATTTATGGCGAATTACTTTAAGGAAGATATTAAACAAGCAATGAGAGAATTAGGTTTAAGCATAGATTGGAGAAGAGAATTTACAACAATAGATCCTGAATTTTCCTCATTTATTATTTGGCAATTTAACATTTTGCAATCAAAAGGATACATTGTGAAAGATACTCATCCAGTAGGATGGTGTCCAGTACATAATTTACCTGTAGGTATGCACGATACTAAGGGAGATATGGAGCCAGATATTGGAGAATATATTGTAATATATTTTGAAAGTGAAAAAGGTGTATTACCAGTAGCTACGCTTAGACCAGAAACAATATTTGGAGTAGTAGCAATTTGGATTAATCCAAAAGTAACGTACGTATTAGCTAAAATTAAAGGAATAAATATGATAGTATCTGAAAGAGCTGCATTTAAACTAGGTTTTCAAATTGACGACGTAGAGGTTATAGGTAAGATTTCAGGTTCAGAATTAACTAAGCTTAAAGCTAAAAATCCAATAACTGGAAAGGAAGTTCCATTATTGCCAGCGGATTTCGTAGATCCAGATGTTGCTACTGGTGTAGTAATGAGTGTGCCTGCTCATGCTCCTTTTGATTACTATTATTTGCGAAAAATAAATTATCATACAGATATTATCCCAGTAGTAAGTGTAGAAGGTTATTCAAAACCTACAGCAGTAGAAGTAGTAGAGAAGAATAATCCTAAAAACGATACTGATTTGAAAAAATTAACAGAATTAGTGTATAAAACTGAATATAATAAAGGAAAAATGAGAGATGATGTATTACAATACGTTGAGGATAAATATAAGGATAAATTAAAAGAAATAGTAGGATTATCAGTTCCAGATGCTAGAAAAATAATTACATCATTTATTATTGATAATAACTTAGGGACTAAAATTCTTGAAATAATGAATAGGCCAGTATATTGTAGATGTGGAAATGAAGTGGTCGTGAAGATATTAAAGGATCAATGGTTTTTAGATTATGGAAATCCAGAATGGAAAGCGTTAGCTAAGAAGCTATTATCTTCAATGAGAGTAGTGCCAGATGAGGTAAGAAAAGACTTTGAATATGCTTTGGATTGGCTACAAAAAAGAGCATGCGCTAGAACTAGAGGATTAGGTACTCCATTACCATGGGATAAAAAATGGATAATTGAAAGTTTATCTGACTCCACTATTTATATGGCATTCTATACTATTGCTCATAAAATAAGAGAAAATAAGCTTCATGCGTCTCAATTAACCTTAGACTTTTGGAACTATGTTATGTTAGGTAAAGGAAATATAGATGAAGTAGCAGTATCTACTAAAATACCTAAAAACATTATAGAAGATATAAGAAAGGAGTTTACGTATTGGTATCCTTTAGATATGAGGCATAGTGGTTCTGATTTAATTCCTAACCATCTATCTTTCTTCATATTTAATCATGCTGCAGTATTTCCAGAAAATCTATGGCCAAGAGGAGTTGCAGTAAATGGCCTAGTCTTGTATGAAGGAAAGAAAATGAGTAAATCATTGAGAAACATAATACCTTTAAGAAAAGCCATTAGAATTTATGGTTCTGATGTGATTAGAATTGTATTAGCTGCATTAGCCGACATGGGTTCAGAGAGTAACTTCACGGATTCTTCAGCCAAGGCTGTGTCTGATACTCTAAAGAGATTTTATGATATCTCTTCTTCATTATCACAATATAAGGGAGAGACTTATGGAATGGAAGAGAGATGGTTATTGTCTAGGTTAAATGATGTAATCAAATTAGCTACGCCATTAATGGATCAAATGAGATTTAGAGAAGCTTTGAATATGATATTGTTTGGATTGTTATCTGATATAAACGAGTATTTCGAAATGATTAAGGCTGAAAAGAGAGATCCTAATGGGAAAGTGCTAAAAGAAGTTTTAGAAGGATGGACTAAATTAGTATCACCTTTTGCTCCTCATTTAGCTGAAGAAATATGGAGCTTATTAGGTAAAGACGGTTTTGTATCAATAGAAACATGGCCAACATATGATGAAGGAAAAATTGATATTAAAACTGAGCTAATTCATGAGTATCATCATGACCTAATTGATGACGTTAAGGCAATCTTAAACGTATTTAAAGGTACTCCTAAAATTATCAAAATATATGTAGCAGAAGATTATAAAATGAAATTACTAAAAGATGCTATTGAAGTTTTGAATTCTGGTGGTACTTTAAAGAATTTCATGTCAACGCATAAGCCAAAGAATAGTAATGAAGCAAAGGAGAACCAGAAGATTTTCGAATATGCTAATAGTTTAAGTGATTATATGAAAAAACTAGCATTATATGATATTAATGAGGAAGAAGTAATAAAGGAAGGGATTCAGTATATTCAATATAAATTAGGTATAGAAGTAAAAGTAGAGAAATTTAACGATGAAATAAAGAAAAAGTATAATAAAGATTCATTACCATTAAGGCCTGCAATTATTATTGAGTGA